A window from uncultured Desulfobacter sp. encodes these proteins:
- a CDS encoding CHC2 zinc finger domain-containing protein, with product MAHRFSSRELFELRNNIPVDMLIRDHLQIPSKIRDGYFRFLCPLCNEFQTAVNPTTNLARCFRCEKNFNTIDLVMKIKGYGFRDSVLFLKQINTAHQVPASKIAALVAAIGKPMPGGQ from the coding sequence ATGGCGCACAGGTTTTCATCACGGGAATTATTTGAACTGAGGAACAATATCCCTGTGGATATGCTGATCAGGGATCATTTACAGATTCCATCTAAAATCAGGGATGGCTATTTCCGTTTTCTATGCCCTCTGTGCAATGAATTTCAAACGGCTGTAAATCCAACCACGAACCTGGCCAGGTGCTTCCGGTGCGAAAAAAACTTTAACACCATCGACCTTGTCATGAAAATCAAGGGATATGGATTCCGGGACAGCGTCCTGTTTTTGAAGCAGATAAATACTGCCCACCAGGTTCCGGCATCAAAGATAGCTGCCTTGGTCGCTGCAATCGGCAAACCCATGCCGGGAGGGCAATGA
- a CDS encoding type II toxin-antitoxin system HipA family toxin yields MGKAKNLTVLMNGIPVGRLNRSAKGIISFGYDEDWLSDRNRRPLSLSLPLTTQVYSGDRVENYFDNLLPDNMTLRNRLQARVGASSTRAFDLLSHIGRDCVGAVQLVPEGETPNVKMVTVDRVDEAQIEAILKSYAAMPLGVDIDADFRLSVAGAQEKTAFLRMQNDWYRPSGATPTSHIFKLPMGRLGQTGLDLSGSVENEWLCQKLLGAFGMAAADTQIANFGSQKVLVVERFDRRWSADSTWLIRLPQEDICQATGIPSALKYEADGGPGMTTIMDLLLGSDKAHEDRTLFMTAQLLFWMLGAIDGHAKNFSIFLRPGSRFHLTPFYDVISIYPLARAGQISMHKVKMAMAVSGKNRHYRWNSITRRHWLNTAKKCRYPEDEMKQIIEKCCDMAQGCIDQVGATLPPGFPGQISAAIFSGMHQARERLINNKKDGSA; encoded by the coding sequence ATGGGAAAGGCAAAAAATCTTACCGTCCTTATGAACGGTATTCCTGTGGGCCGGCTGAACCGCAGTGCCAAAGGGATTATCTCTTTTGGTTATGACGAGGATTGGCTTTCAGACCGCAATAGACGACCCTTGTCCCTGTCTCTTCCTCTTACAACCCAGGTTTATTCTGGTGACCGGGTTGAAAATTATTTTGACAACCTGCTGCCTGACAACATGACATTGCGCAACAGGCTGCAGGCTAGGGTCGGGGCTTCGTCCACCCGGGCCTTTGACCTACTCTCCCACATCGGCAGGGATTGTGTGGGAGCGGTGCAACTTGTTCCCGAAGGAGAAACACCAAATGTCAAAATGGTCACCGTAGATCGGGTAGATGAGGCGCAGATAGAGGCTATTCTCAAGTCCTATGCCGCCATGCCCCTGGGGGTGGACATTGATGCCGATTTCAGGCTTTCCGTTGCCGGTGCCCAGGAAAAAACTGCATTCCTCAGGATGCAGAACGACTGGTACCGCCCTTCCGGAGCTACGCCGACCAGTCATATTTTCAAGCTGCCGATGGGGCGACTGGGCCAAACCGGCTTAGATTTGTCAGGCAGTGTGGAAAACGAATGGCTCTGCCAAAAGCTGTTGGGAGCCTTTGGCATGGCGGCGGCTGACACCCAGATAGCAAACTTCGGCAGCCAGAAGGTGCTGGTGGTGGAGCGATTTGATCGACGCTGGTCCGCTGACAGCACCTGGCTGATCCGACTGCCCCAGGAAGATATCTGCCAAGCCACGGGCATCCCTTCGGCCCTGAAATATGAGGCGGACGGGGGACCAGGCATGACCACGATCATGGATCTGCTTCTGGGGTCAGACAAGGCTCATGAGGACCGGACCTTATTCATGACGGCCCAACTGCTTTTCTGGATGTTGGGGGCCATTGACGGTCACGCCAAGAATTTCAGCATTTTTCTTCGTCCCGGCAGCCGGTTTCACCTGACCCCATTTTACGATGTAATTTCAATCTATCCTTTGGCCAGGGCTGGCCAGATTTCCATGCACAAGGTTAAGATGGCCATGGCCGTGTCAGGGAAAAACCGTCATTACAGATGGAACAGCATAACCAGAAGACATTGGTTAAATACTGCAAAAAAATGCAGGTACCCGGAAGATGAGATGAAGCAAATTATTGAAAAATGTTGCGATATGGCACAAGGGTGCATCGATCAGGTAGGTGCTACCCTCCCCCCGGGTTTTCCCGGACAGATCTCAGCAGCAATTTTTTCTGGAATGCACCAGGCAAGGGAACGGTTGATTAACAATAAAAAGGATGGATCTGCTTAA
- a CDS encoding integrase codes for MDDLSIDDRFHLLLHKKIMNKIGSAKRRSKKYYKDQYKKTGIIPVPLLLVEKGIMDGRKCSGRPKVIDEQTKRRFIEMVKASCDPSSQGFIFITRRARTIKNYHCWLEEELGKTISLPALRRCAKRENLKFYLEKEDDQEPSPARYSFKSVPVFALIQVDGCKFQYLRIRDERGNWQKPQVIEIFDTGSRKLFILEFYFTESNLNSVDLFTRFLLCTPFPLKTIGIRPDQAKGFLNLKRPINAINLAHSTPGGFYLAPDFSRAHSPKDKAHLESSHRSLHNFEIRIIKAFEDRIVKTVTEYNFKRGRKEKVTVTLLDITLDELRSSTVLRQYRDEHNHTQHYFTEDGVVSAWVPAQKFDDFLSNQADTLNFIPEQVQEYMKYGYRKIKATVSKNRTIRHDKRDFYVTSGADRFSKHKSTPVKISRYRDKLFIFEPSEDGILLGEAIAKKPFDRPPAPAPDPVPDELDTIIALLEKHNMAVDRPILIEVYHTGLSLSRAEQVLHHNQSRYADYMKKMDQPEERKKQALFNAFMLDCQKSLTTNRVATYASLGDMT; via the coding sequence ATGGATGACCTGAGCATTGACGACCGCTTCCATTTACTGCTGCATAAAAAAATCATGAATAAAATCGGATCTGCCAAGAGAAGATCCAAAAAATATTACAAGGACCAGTACAAGAAAACCGGGATTATCCCGGTACCCCTTTTGCTGGTTGAAAAAGGAATTATGGATGGCCGCAAGTGCAGCGGGCGCCCCAAGGTTATAGACGAGCAAACAAAAAGGCGGTTTATTGAAATGGTCAAGGCGTCATGCGATCCGTCATCTCAGGGGTTCATTTTTATCACCCGAAGAGCCAGGACCATTAAAAATTACCACTGCTGGCTCGAGGAAGAGTTGGGTAAAACAATCAGCCTTCCGGCACTTCGGCGATGCGCCAAAAGGGAGAATCTCAAATTTTATCTGGAAAAAGAGGACGATCAGGAGCCGTCACCGGCACGTTATAGCTTCAAATCGGTTCCGGTGTTTGCCTTGATCCAGGTTGACGGTTGCAAGTTCCAATATTTAAGAATCAGAGATGAACGTGGAAACTGGCAGAAACCGCAGGTGATTGAAATATTTGATACCGGTTCCAGGAAGCTGTTCATCCTGGAATTCTATTTTACCGAAAGTAATCTGAACTCTGTGGACCTTTTTACCCGTTTTTTGTTATGCACCCCTTTTCCTTTGAAAACAATCGGCATCAGGCCCGACCAGGCAAAGGGATTTTTAAATTTAAAGCGTCCCATTAATGCCATTAACCTTGCGCATTCTACGCCAGGCGGTTTTTATTTGGCGCCGGATTTTTCAAGGGCGCATTCACCAAAAGATAAGGCGCATCTGGAATCTTCACACCGGAGCCTGCATAATTTTGAAATACGGATTATCAAAGCCTTTGAGGACAGGATTGTGAAAACCGTTACCGAGTATAACTTCAAACGGGGAAGAAAGGAAAAAGTCACTGTAACCCTACTTGATATCACCCTTGATGAATTGAGAAGCAGCACTGTGCTCCGCCAATACCGTGACGAACATAATCATACACAACATTATTTTACTGAAGACGGCGTGGTCAGTGCCTGGGTGCCGGCACAGAAGTTTGATGATTTTTTGTCAAACCAGGCAGACACCCTGAATTTTATCCCGGAGCAGGTTCAAGAATATATGAAATATGGTTACAGAAAAATCAAAGCCACCGTATCCAAGAACAGAACTATCCGCCATGACAAACGCGATTTTTATGTGACCAGTGGTGCAGACCGGTTCAGCAAGCATAAAAGTACACCGGTAAAGATATCCAGATACAGGGACAAACTTTTTATCTTTGAGCCCAGTGAAGACGGAATACTTCTGGGCGAAGCCATTGCAAAAAAGCCGTTTGACAGGCCACCTGCACCAGCGCCTGATCCTGTGCCCGATGAACTCGACACCATTATCGCTCTTTTGGAAAAGCACAATATGGCCGTTGACCGGCCTATTTTAATCGAAGTTTACCATACGGGCCTTTCCCTATCCCGGGCGGAGCAAGTACTTCATCATAATCAATCAAGGTACGCAGATTACATGAAAAAAATGGACCAGCCTGAGGAACGTAAAAAACAGGCTTTGTTCAATGCATTTATGCTTGATTGCCAAAAATCGTTAACTACGAATCGAGTGGCGACTTATGCATCCCTCGGAGATATGACATGA
- a CDS encoding ATP-binding protein, whose protein sequence is MKEDFISDKRRVSYLSATYNRIYRGQSVLIEGDFGAGKTRFLKLLRPKKLHAVWVESLFNIHETLASILKELNYEATATYRRTPQYLKTICNLSNCFIIIDEANDLDSRVWPYLKRIIDAGVPIVFAGLPKVRTHLSRNHPDILSRLKTLILYPIEVEDFIEKYKDIQQEAVEQIYMAVKGDMRKFKEICTDCQDRAKELNHNFVDINLALEFISDLPPQ, encoded by the coding sequence ATGAAAGAGGATTTTATCAGTGATAAACGAAGAGTCTCATACCTGTCTGCCACTTATAATAGGATATACAGGGGCCAAAGCGTACTCATTGAAGGAGATTTTGGCGCAGGAAAAACTCGGTTTTTAAAACTGCTGCGGCCTAAAAAGCTCCATGCCGTATGGGTCGAGTCTCTGTTCAACATCCATGAAACCCTGGCATCCATACTCAAGGAATTGAATTATGAGGCCACCGCCACCTACCGCCGGACTCCCCAGTACCTGAAAACGATCTGCAACCTATCCAATTGTTTTATCATCATAGATGAAGCCAATGATCTGGACTCCCGGGTCTGGCCATATCTCAAACGAATTATTGATGCCGGTGTTCCCATCGTATTTGCAGGGCTCCCAAAGGTCAGAACCCATCTGAGCCGGAATCATCCCGATATACTCAGCCGGCTCAAAACTCTGATTTTATACCCCATAGAGGTCGAAGACTTCATCGAAAAATACAAAGATATCCAGCAGGAAGCCGTTGAACAAATTTATATGGCCGTCAAAGGCGACATGAGAAAATTTAAAGAAATATGTACAGACTGCCAGGACAGGGCAAAGGAGTTGAATCACAACTTTGTTGATATCAACCTTGCTCTGGAATTTATATCCGATCTCCCTCCCCAGTAA
- a CDS encoding helix-turn-helix transcriptional regulator: MHQIMVSPRDLGATLRELRKQKGMTQTALGKRVGLDQKRISLMENGNPNIRVASLFRLLSALGVGMALEPKAIDGTTPVQGNQEYNKDEW, translated from the coding sequence ATGCATCAGATCATGGTCTCCCCCAGAGATCTTGGGGCAACACTTAGAGAATTGAGGAAGCAAAAAGGGATGACCCAGACAGCCTTGGGTAAACGGGTGGGGCTTGATCAAAAACGGATATCCCTAATGGAAAACGGCAATCCTAATATCCGGGTGGCCAGCCTGTTCAGACTGCTTTCCGCCTTGGGCGTGGGTATGGCCCTTGAGCCCAAGGCCATTGATGGAACGACTCCAGTCCAGGGGAACCAGGAATATAATAAGGATGAATGGTGA
- the tnpB gene encoding IS66 family insertion sequence element accessory protein TnpB (TnpB, as the term is used for proteins encoded by IS66 family insertion elements, is considered an accessory protein, since TnpC, encoded by a neighboring gene, is a DDE family transposase.), translating to MMNFPPDTKVYLAVGTTDMRKAINGLSIIVSERMQLDIFSGSLFVFCNRAQTILKILYWDKNGFCLWQKRLEKDRFKWPNSPKDVMDITSRELTWLVDGLNINQAHKPLKYSMIF from the coding sequence ATGATGAACTTTCCACCAGACACAAAAGTCTATCTGGCTGTGGGTACTACTGACATGCGCAAAGCGATTAACGGCCTTTCCATTATCGTAAGCGAACGAATGCAGTTGGATATATTTTCAGGGTCCCTGTTTGTGTTCTGCAACCGAGCACAAACCATTTTAAAAATTTTATACTGGGATAAAAACGGTTTTTGCCTGTGGCAAAAGCGTCTTGAAAAAGACCGGTTCAAATGGCCGAATTCACCAAAAGATGTCATGGATATTACAAGCCGGGAACTGACCTGGCTGGTCGATGGACTGAATATAAATCAGGCTCATAAGCCCCTAAAATACTCTATGATTTTTTAG
- a CDS encoding CHC2 zinc finger domain-containing protein, whose amino-acid sequence MGKLFSSKELYKLRNAIPIHVLIETQLGIPAKISEGVFRFLCPLCNEFQTAVNPRTNLSRCFRCERNFNTIDMVMICRNIDFVSSVKYLQTILNPRKSGHDF is encoded by the coding sequence ATGGGCAAACTATTTTCTTCAAAGGAACTTTATAAATTACGAAACGCAATCCCCATCCATGTGTTGATTGAAACACAATTGGGTATCCCGGCCAAAATCAGCGAAGGGGTTTTCCGTTTTCTGTGCCCCTTGTGCAATGAGTTCCAGACTGCAGTTAATCCGCGAACCAACTTGAGCCGGTGCTTTCGATGCGAAAGGAATTTTAACACCATCGATATGGTAATGATCTGCCGCAACATCGATTTTGTGAGCAGCGTAAAATATCTGCAGACTATTTTAAATCCAAGGAAATCCGGTCATGACTTCTGA
- a CDS encoding S8 family serine peptidase, whose amino-acid sequence MFKNLLRFLSIHIAITILMFCPGPAWADIETDLSVENYTKLSKQRVGRTVYEFTYSVDISNTAPINYENVLINVSSSSPHTTIIKDVIDIGSVNASTDLSSTDTFRFRQDRRYPFDSDAITFIFTGDEVPNTRPFASSGKNQLVQLGTIVQLDGSGSEDAESPNLNFNWVFQSKPLNSAADFDDPSAENPTFVADIPGRYVIQLTVNDGVENSDPDTISVNTVTGDVDVNFDNEISSLDQDIIEYCYGVSVAQYPMCSRTDLNGTGIVDEGDLEIMGYALFHSAPDPDLSNEGKVDGDDLAIVSGCMGETPTTIDTCGIADVNGDNFVSNADINLIQTAMGEDGFVFLNDQPIVELAQTPGGTSFALDRFLVEVNVGTSRTIVDSLAASVGATVSGFLGNDLFMFSIPVKSEEDIIQIMETLASDPNISSVLPDIIGELSSFSSDFDNFEHDIIGISRRPYDLILAEKAWELIKLSNLQPKDVKKPIVGIIDGVIDNNNTEFNGVNILYQQGSPLDSQITHHGTMVAGIIAANNRKGNESITGIAYGGTNGDLGIISAPISDGHGITPDLGKIFKQLMYLATTNVSVINMSFRTLIKDNELWNQTVKNWYYKFFTRYPEKLFIICADNWNMEASKYGPMGAVSFDGDRPGNVLVVGSSNKSGTAKAGFSNFGSFVDIWAPGELIYGPTIPNGPEFPEDQVSSNDSRYKAYSGTSYSAPMVTGAAALLQYLAPQYLARNPELTKSFLISYGDLIPDINQIFVSYQDGMQLNVCKATEAVLSQLGALDPNIVPPNFCNVGNGGFVTGSMLGPKQACFPKYNTHEQSVV is encoded by the coding sequence ATGTTTAAAAATTTATTGCGTTTTTTATCAATCCACATTGCTATTACAATACTTATGTTCTGTCCAGGGCCAGCATGGGCTGATATAGAAACTGACTTAAGTGTCGAAAATTACACTAAACTATCTAAGCAAAGAGTTGGACGTACTGTATATGAGTTCACCTATTCAGTTGATATATCTAATACCGCGCCCATTAACTATGAGAATGTCTTGATAAACGTTTCAAGTTCAAGCCCACATACCACAATTATAAAAGATGTCATTGATATCGGCTCGGTTAATGCCTCTACTGATTTATCTTCTACTGATACGTTTAGATTCCGCCAGGATCGGCGCTATCCGTTTGACTCCGATGCGATTACTTTTATATTTACGGGAGATGAGGTTCCCAACACAAGACCTTTTGCATCTTCAGGTAAGAATCAATTGGTGCAACTCGGGACTATCGTGCAATTGGACGGAAGCGGATCTGAGGATGCAGAAAGCCCAAACTTGAATTTTAACTGGGTATTTCAATCGAAGCCTTTGAACAGTGCAGCCGATTTTGACGACCCGTCAGCCGAGAACCCCACCTTTGTGGCCGATATCCCGGGTCGGTATGTCATTCAACTGACGGTGAACGACGGTGTAGAAAACAGCGACCCCGATACGATCAGCGTCAACACGGTAACCGGGGATGTTGACGTGAATTTTGACAATGAAATTTCTTCGCTTGATCAAGATATCATTGAATACTGCTACGGGGTGAGTGTGGCCCAGTACCCGATGTGCTCGCGGACTGATTTGAACGGCACTGGTATCGTTGATGAGGGCGACCTGGAAATAATGGGATATGCCTTGTTCCATTCTGCTCCTGATCCGGATCTGTCCAATGAGGGCAAGGTGGATGGTGACGACCTCGCTATTGTATCTGGCTGCATGGGGGAAACCCCGACGACGATTGATACCTGCGGCATCGCCGATGTGAATGGGGATAATTTTGTCTCTAACGCGGATATAAATCTGATTCAAACCGCTATGGGAGAGGATGGTTTTGTTTTTTTAAACGACCAGCCAATAGTCGAACTCGCGCAAACCCCGGGGGGCACATCTTTTGCTTTGGACAGATTTTTGGTGGAAGTCAATGTCGGAACATCACGTACGATTGTTGATTCTCTGGCAGCATCTGTTGGTGCTACAGTCTCTGGTTTTTTAGGAAACGATTTATTTATGTTTTCCATCCCAGTAAAATCAGAGGAAGACATTATCCAGATTATGGAAACTCTGGCTTCTGACCCTAATATTAGTTCCGTTTTGCCCGATATCATAGGGGAGTTATCTTCTTTTTCTTCTGATTTTGATAATTTCGAGCATGACATTATAGGTATAAGTAGGAGACCTTATGACCTAATTTTAGCTGAAAAGGCTTGGGAACTTATAAAGCTGAGTAATCTACAGCCGAAAGATGTAAAAAAACCAATTGTCGGCATTATCGATGGAGTCATCGATAATAATAACACCGAATTTAATGGTGTGAATATTTTATATCAACAGGGATCTCCTCTGGATAGCCAAATAACTCATCATGGAACGATGGTGGCTGGTATTATTGCTGCAAACAATAGAAAAGGCAACGAGAGCATAACCGGAATTGCTTATGGTGGGACGAATGGAGATTTGGGTATTATATCCGCTCCGATCTCCGATGGACATGGAATCACACCTGACCTTGGCAAAATATTCAAACAATTAATGTATCTTGCCACAACTAATGTCAGCGTTATAAATATGAGCTTTAGAACCCTAATAAAAGATAACGAGCTATGGAATCAAACTGTAAAAAATTGGTATTATAAATTCTTTACTCGATATCCTGAGAAGCTATTTATTATTTGTGCTGATAATTGGAATATGGAAGCATCGAAATATGGCCCTATGGGTGCGGTTAGTTTTGATGGTGATCGTCCTGGAAATGTTCTTGTGGTTGGGTCTTCCAACAAATCTGGTACTGCAAAAGCCGGCTTTTCAAATTTCGGCAGTTTTGTAGACATATGGGCTCCTGGTGAGCTAATTTATGGGCCAACAATTCCTAATGGCCCAGAATTTCCAGAAGACCAAGTATCTTCAAATGATTCAAGATATAAAGCGTATTCTGGTACTAGCTATTCTGCACCAATGGTTACTGGTGCTGCAGCTCTTTTGCAATATTTAGCACCTCAATATTTAGCCCGCAATCCTGAATTAACAAAATCTTTTCTTATTAGTTATGGCGATTTAATCCCCGATATCAATCAAATTTTTGTTTCATATCAAGACGGCATGCAATTAAATGTGTGTAAAGCTACAGAAGCTGTGCTTTCACAATTAGGTGCTCTTGATCCTAACATTGTTCCTCCTAATTTTTGCAATGTTGGGAATGGTGGATTTGTTACAGGTAGCATGTTAGGCCCAAAACAAGCGTGTTTTCCCAAATACAACACTCATGAGCAATCGGTCGTTTGA
- a CDS encoding IS1380 family transposase translates to MNKNISKKLAKRKKKISKKLNKRNWTEQPTPMLKASNIQYEIDGRLQGVAHGGIGLIHMLAKRTGLLKEIDKELELLKRHLPYHESDHIANMAYNILAGGTCLQDIELLRNNEAWLNALDAKLIPDPTTAGDFLRRFSPEDIVTLMDIKNTIRKKIWEKQPQNFKKAAIINIDGTISGTTGECKQGMDISYKGTWGYAPLVVSLEKTREPLYIINRSGNAPSHLGSAQWVDKALDLLEGTFKKLYVRGDTDFSLTTNFDKWDQRCSFIFGMDARSNLVKQANNLSESDWIVFEKPPRSIKTVPRQRPENVKREVVKKRKFKRLETACEHIAEFKYKPGKCRKPYRMIVLRKTINEYKGERLLFDDVRYFFYITNDWKKSAEQLVDFYRKRADHENDIDQLKHGVRAMENPSDSLNANWAYMVIASLAWDLKAWYGLLMPYRALGLSIIRMEFKRFIQTFINIPCLILRSGRAIKYRIIGYNDRLTSMFKYFDFMKTVRVT, encoded by the coding sequence GTGAATAAGAATATCAGCAAAAAATTGGCAAAACGCAAGAAAAAAATCAGCAAAAAACTTAACAAAAGAAATTGGACGGAACAGCCGACTCCTATGTTAAAGGCGTCCAACATTCAATACGAGATTGACGGTCGTCTCCAAGGGGTTGCTCACGGCGGCATAGGCCTGATTCATATGCTTGCAAAAAGGACTGGCCTCCTGAAAGAGATAGATAAAGAGCTCGAGTTGCTAAAACGCCATCTGCCATATCACGAATCAGATCATATCGCCAATATGGCATATAATATTCTTGCCGGCGGTACTTGCCTCCAGGATATTGAACTACTCAGAAATAATGAAGCCTGGCTTAATGCGCTGGATGCAAAACTTATCCCTGATCCCACTACGGCAGGAGATTTTTTACGCCGGTTTTCCCCGGAAGATATTGTGACTCTGATGGATATAAAAAATACCATCCGAAAAAAGATATGGGAAAAGCAGCCACAAAATTTCAAGAAAGCAGCCATTATTAATATCGACGGTACTATCAGTGGGACAACCGGCGAGTGCAAACAGGGCATGGATATCTCTTACAAAGGGACGTGGGGATATGCTCCATTGGTCGTCTCTTTGGAAAAAACAAGGGAGCCTCTATACATTATCAACCGGTCAGGTAATGCTCCGTCCCACCTTGGTTCTGCGCAGTGGGTGGATAAGGCACTTGATTTGCTGGAAGGTACTTTCAAAAAATTATACGTTCGGGGTGATACTGATTTTAGTCTTACCACTAACTTTGATAAATGGGATCAGCGCTGTTCCTTTATATTTGGCATGGATGCCAGATCAAATTTGGTCAAACAGGCCAATAATCTCTCGGAGTCTGACTGGATTGTATTTGAAAAACCGCCTCGGTCGATTAAAACAGTTCCCAGACAACGCCCGGAAAATGTTAAACGTGAAGTGGTTAAAAAACGCAAATTTAAACGCTTGGAGACCGCATGTGAACATATAGCCGAATTTAAATATAAGCCGGGTAAATGTCGGAAGCCCTACCGGATGATCGTTCTGCGCAAAACGATCAACGAGTATAAAGGTGAACGTCTGCTGTTTGATGATGTTCGTTACTTTTTTTATATCACCAACGATTGGAAAAAATCGGCCGAGCAGTTGGTGGATTTTTACCGAAAACGGGCTGATCACGAGAATGATATTGACCAGTTGAAACATGGTGTACGTGCTATGGAGAACCCGTCGGATTCTCTAAATGCCAACTGGGCCTATATGGTTATCGCCTCTTTGGCATGGGATCTGAAAGCCTGGTATGGGCTGCTGATGCCATATCGGGCATTAGGTCTTTCAATAATCCGCATGGAATTCAAGCGGTTCATCCAGACATTTATAAACATCCCCTGTTTAATCTTGCGATCCGGCAGGGCCATAAAATATCGAATCATTGGTTATAATGATCGTCTTACAAGCATGTTCAAGTACTTTGACTTCATGAAGACCGTCCGGGTTACGTGA
- a CDS encoding IS66 family insertion sequence element accessory protein TnpB, whose translation MPRSRKATNERLSSYWKSNIERWEASGLTQTEYCRRNDLSKDRFTYWKRKFKGQDRPVEFIQLPMPANIHTTGLKLNLGQGVQIEIPDGFTSETLERVLAALRAIS comes from the coding sequence ATGCCAAGATCAAGAAAAGCAACAAATGAAAGACTTAGCAGTTACTGGAAATCAAACATCGAACGCTGGGAGGCATCAGGGCTGACCCAGACAGAATATTGCAGACGCAATGACCTGTCCAAGGACAGGTTCACATATTGGAAAAGAAAATTTAAAGGACAGGATCGTCCTGTGGAATTCATCCAGTTGCCGATGCCTGCCAATATTCATACGACCGGGTTGAAGTTGAACCTTGGTCAGGGGGTACAAATAGAAATCCCGGACGGTTTCACCAGCGAGACGCTTGAAAGGGTTCTTGCCGCCTTGAGAGCTATCTCATGA
- a CDS encoding DNA methylase → MKRLAKLETLIARNQECFSKIGKALKEIRDNRLYKQALFESFETYTRARWDMGKSHAYRLIKFYEVIYNLSPIGDRLPANESQARPLTQLDSIEQRQLWKEIIESGMELTARNIKKFIDSRKTASVTKPDLTDQISNEYMAVVKAMLEQVRVAQHDHWQQTSRPAALLWHRVIHEKIVSTGADNG, encoded by the coding sequence ATGAAACGGTTGGCCAAGCTTGAAACCCTGATTGCCCGGAATCAGGAGTGTTTTTCCAAAATCGGCAAGGCCTTGAAAGAAATTCGTGACAATCGTTTGTATAAGCAGGCTCTGTTTGAATCATTCGAAACATATACCAGGGCGCGATGGGATATGGGAAAATCCCATGCTTACCGCCTGATCAAATTTTATGAAGTCATCTATAATCTGTCCCCAATTGGGGACAGATTACCGGCCAACGAATCCCAGGCACGGCCTCTTACTCAACTGGATTCCATAGAACAGCGCCAACTTTGGAAGGAGATTATAGAAAGCGGCATGGAGTTAACCGCGCGTAACATCAAAAAATTTATCGACTCCCGAAAAACGGCATCGGTAACCAAACCGGATCTGACGGATCAAATTTCGAATGAATACATGGCTGTTGTAAAGGCAATGCTTGAACAGGTCCGTGTGGCACAGCATGATCATTGGCAGCAGACCTCTCGCCCGGCTGCATTGTTGTGGCATCGGGTCATACACGAAAAGATTGTATCAACGGGGGCAGATAATGGATGA